The proteins below are encoded in one region of Clostridium fermenticellae:
- a CDS encoding sulfite exporter TauE/SafE family protein, whose protein sequence is MIITVLYILLIGFALYFAFVFLKDYVKTSKEGKLESGNFWAIGAIGLVMNFFDTLGIGNFATETAALKNFKLTHDRTLPGTLNVANAIPVIVEALIFITVVKVEPVTLFAMLAAAVLGALIGAKFVSKLDERKVEIAMGFALLIVAVIMLCGRLNIMPSGGTAAGLTGAKLIIAVVGNFILGALMTLGIGLYAPCMALIYALGMSPKAAFPIMMASCALLMPVASAKFVKEGAYDRKASMSITVFGIVGVLIAAYIVKSLPLNILIWVVIFVVIYTAVMMLRSASRHKAK, encoded by the coding sequence ATGATAATTACAGTTCTCTATATTTTACTAATAGGTTTTGCACTTTATTTTGCTTTTGTATTTTTAAAGGACTATGTAAAAACCTCAAAGGAAGGAAAATTAGAGTCAGGAAATTTCTGGGCAATAGGAGCAATAGGACTTGTTATGAATTTTTTTGATACCTTAGGAATTGGAAATTTTGCTACAGAAACTGCTGCTCTAAAAAATTTCAAACTTACTCATGATAGAACACTTCCTGGAACCTTGAATGTTGCCAATGCTATTCCAGTTATAGTAGAAGCATTAATATTTATAACAGTTGTTAAGGTTGAACCTGTTACATTATTTGCAATGTTGGCTGCAGCTGTATTAGGAGCATTAATAGGGGCCAAGTTTGTTTCTAAACTTGATGAAAGAAAAGTTGAAATTGCAATGGGTTTTGCATTACTTATAGTTGCTGTTATTATGCTTTGTGGACGATTAAATATTATGCCGTCAGGCGGAACTGCAGCTGGACTTACAGGAGCAAAGTTAATAATAGCTGTAGTTGGTAATTTCATTTTAGGAGCATTAATGACACTCGGTATTGGACTTTATGCCCCTTGTATGGCATTGATTTATGCACTTGGAATGAGCCCAAAGGCTGCATTCCCAATTATGATGGCATCTTGCGCACTTTTAATGCCAGTTGCTTCAGCTAAGTTTGTAAAAGAAGGCGCTTATGATAGAAAGGCATCAATGTCAATTACGGTATTTGGTATTGTTGGAGTGCTAATTGCAGCATATATTGTTAAATCTCTTCCACTAAATATATTAATATGGGTAGTAATATTTGTTGTAATTTATACAGCTGTAATGATGTTAAGATCTGCTAGCCGTCATAAAGCAAAATAA
- a CDS encoding helix-turn-helix domain-containing protein, with amino-acid sequence MSIVVNLDVMMAKRKISLKDLAESIEITNSNLSILKTGKAKAIRFSTLNKLCKVLDCQPGDIIEYVKDDN; translated from the coding sequence ATGTCTATCGTAGTTAATTTAGATGTAATGATGGCAAAACGAAAAATTTCTCTTAAAGATTTAGCAGAGAGTATAGAAATCACAAATTCTAATTTATCAATACTGAAAACTGGAAAGGCAAAAGCTATTAGATTCTCTACATTGAATAAATTGTGTAAAGTATTAGATTGTCAACCTGGGGATATAATTGAATATGTAAAAGATGATAATTAA
- a CDS encoding DMT family transporter produces MKKGYIYSILSAVLFGTCGIVIKTSLSQGIDSITLLILQYLIAIPIMIIFMLIIDKDSLIISKKDLYHAAVLGVIGNTFMTVFYYLAFDYLDVSVVTILLYTYPIMVFIYSAVFERVKIGVSKILLLCVAFIGCFLALGILKGMGTFSAIGIVYGILSAVFYAFMNIYTEKKMSNMNSFSINFYSILFSFISLILVKLPHIDFYINFNIKLVVSVLLLAVMCEIIPLTLLYSAIKKIGSLRVSIIGNLEIPTAMFLSVLILKENVTILQVIGAFMVIYAVYSIRKID; encoded by the coding sequence TTGAAAAAAGGTTACATATATTCTATTTTATCAGCAGTACTTTTTGGAACCTGCGGAATAGTAATAAAAACATCTCTTTCACAGGGGATAGATTCTATAACGTTATTGATTTTGCAGTATTTAATAGCAATTCCTATTATGATTATTTTTATGCTTATCATAGATAAGGATTCACTTATAATAAGTAAGAAGGATTTATATCATGCAGCTGTTTTGGGTGTAATTGGGAATACATTTATGACTGTATTTTATTATTTAGCGTTTGATTATTTGGATGTTTCGGTAGTTACAATATTACTATATACATATCCAATAATGGTATTTATATATTCAGCTGTATTTGAAAGAGTTAAAATAGGAGTTAGTAAAATACTTCTATTATGTGTAGCTTTTATTGGGTGTTTCTTAGCACTTGGAATTTTAAAAGGTATGGGTACATTTTCAGCTATAGGAATAGTATATGGTATTTTATCAGCAGTATTTTACGCTTTTATGAATATATATACAGAAAAAAAGATGAGTAACATGAATTCATTTTCTATTAATTTTTATTCTATTTTATTCTCATTTATTTCATTGATATTAGTAAAACTTCCGCATATTGATTTTTATATTAATTTTAATATAAAACTTGTGGTATCTGTACTACTTTTGGCAGTGATGTGTGAAATAATACCTTTGACATTATTATATTCTGCAATTAAAAAGATAGGTTCTTTAAGGGTTTCTATAATAGGAAATTTAGAAATACCAACAGCTATGTTTTTATCGGTATTAATTTTGAAAGAGAATGTTACAATTCTTCAAGTAATAGGTGCATTTATGGTTATATACGCTGTTTATAGTATAAGAAAAATAGACTAA
- a CDS encoding sodium:solute symporter family protein, with translation MNISLIIIILYIAMLFVISFFARKKASKGGESYTLAGRQLTTPMVTCSLIGLAIGGASTIGVAEQAYNVGLSAGWYNVAWGIGAIIMGLALASKYRKFNVSTVPELFGKFYDEKGRFVCVLCQIIILIVVVSLQYIAGGAILSSLLPNIFTIKTGMIVSACVFVGITFIGGMWSAGLCNLFNVPLKYTGIILCTILSVSQRGGLQNIRLSLPQGIPYFSPIKGVGLWIILSWILVMTTQVMSMQGPVQLTFAAKDPKVARNGFVFGGLLMIPIGFLCALIGMSAKTAFPHVSATMALPKMILSLNPVAAGITLAALWAADVSTACNLLLGASTLVTNDIYKKFLNQKVEDKKLLVITKLFVVIIGVFTFILALSMSGILKTISIGLSLTTAFTIVFLFTIFAPKLCRKNSAFYTTIAGIITLFLWQLLPSFRIFPHVIFMEWIICLAAFFLTSILDKTKIHNPEFKDKESVYNSKYIKA, from the coding sequence ATGAATATATCTTTAATAATCATAATACTATATATTGCTATGTTATTTGTAATAAGTTTTTTCGCAAGAAAAAAGGCATCAAAAGGAGGAGAAAGTTATACTTTAGCTGGTAGACAGCTAACAACTCCAATGGTAACCTGTTCACTCATAGGACTAGCAATTGGGGGTGCTTCTACTATAGGTGTTGCAGAGCAAGCTTATAATGTTGGTCTTTCAGCTGGATGGTACAATGTAGCATGGGGAATTGGTGCAATTATAATGGGGCTTGCGCTGGCTTCAAAATACAGAAAATTCAATGTATCAACTGTTCCTGAACTATTTGGAAAATTTTATGATGAAAAAGGGCGATTTGTATGTGTACTATGCCAAATTATAATTCTAATCGTAGTAGTATCGCTTCAATACATTGCAGGTGGAGCTATACTATCATCATTACTTCCAAATATCTTCACCATAAAAACAGGAATGATAGTTAGCGCATGTGTATTCGTAGGAATAACCTTTATAGGTGGCATGTGGTCTGCTGGTCTATGTAATTTATTCAATGTTCCTTTAAAGTACACAGGAATAATATTATGTACAATACTCTCTGTATCACAAAGAGGCGGCCTTCAGAATATAAGACTTTCTCTCCCCCAGGGTATTCCATACTTCAGTCCTATTAAAGGAGTTGGGCTTTGGATAATACTAAGCTGGATCTTAGTCATGACAACTCAAGTTATGTCTATGCAGGGACCTGTTCAATTAACCTTTGCAGCAAAAGATCCCAAGGTTGCAAGAAACGGCTTTGTGTTTGGTGGACTTTTAATGATTCCAATAGGTTTTTTATGTGCATTAATTGGTATGTCAGCTAAAACAGCATTTCCACATGTAAGCGCAACAATGGCTCTGCCAAAGATGATTTTATCACTGAACCCGGTGGCTGCCGGAATAACACTTGCTGCACTTTGGGCTGCTGATGTTTCAACCGCCTGTAATTTACTTTTAGGTGCATCCACCTTAGTTACAAATGATATATACAAGAAATTTTTAAATCAAAAAGTAGAAGACAAAAAGCTTTTAGTAATAACAAAACTTTTCGTAGTTATAATTGGAGTATTTACTTTTATACTTGCTCTTTCAATGTCAGGTATACTTAAAACTATATCAATTGGTCTAAGCCTTACAACTGCGTTTACAATAGTATTTTTATTCACCATATTCGCTCCAAAACTCTGTAGAAAAAATTCTGCATTCTATACAACTATAGCTGGTATAATTACATTATTTTTGTGGCAACTTCTGCCTTCTTTTAGAATTTTTCCTCATGTAATATTTATGGAGTGGATTATATGCCTTGCAGCCTTCTTTTTGACATCTATACTAGATAAGACTAAAATCCATAATCCTGAATTTAAGGATAAGGAATCTGTTTACAATTCAAAGTATATAAAAGCCTGA
- a CDS encoding Na+/H+ antiporter NhaC family protein yields the protein MTEDEISIKNKTSYLIVLFILLSIFSCIIFKLSLSYAFFTSIIFCSYIYKKNGLPVLKTLNIIKETLIECKSLIILIISIGAIISAWLISGIVPAMMYYGLEYMQNLNFLLAAFIITSLVSFFMGTAIGTVSTIGIALLGLGKAFGIPGYITLGVIISGASIGDRISPISSLCNLTIEGMKTNYKNTLKSVLTTLIPEYFICCFIYYLLGKNYNISNKVSNINSLTFALNKSFHISPTLLLVPLSIVVMSFLGINILKSVSIGIILSIFSAIFIQGISLKTTILIIFTGYKAHTDFAVLNKILLSGGIISMFGILLILIGALSLSSLLCKTKTIDPIIKKLTSKITSKGNLIFKTGIISGLLTSISDQTVGIIIPCSFLKKKYEKMKIDNNILSRTISDTGIAIAPLIPWNANALFIVAVTGISVSLYLPYAVLCYVAPIITFSTAFLTSCTKSHKCYIPKLHE from the coding sequence ATGACTGAAGATGAAATTTCTATAAAAAACAAAACTTCTTACCTTATAGTACTTTTTATACTTTTATCTATATTTTCCTGTATTATATTTAAACTTTCCCTATCTTATGCATTTTTTACAAGTATAATTTTCTGCTCTTATATATACAAAAAAAATGGACTTCCTGTACTAAAAACTTTAAATATAATAAAAGAAACTTTAATAGAATGTAAATCTCTTATTATTTTGATAATATCTATTGGTGCTATTATATCTGCATGGCTAATATCCGGAATTGTACCTGCTATGATGTATTATGGACTAGAATATATGCAAAATTTAAATTTCTTACTCGCTGCATTTATAATAACTTCATTAGTCTCCTTCTTTATGGGAACTGCAATCGGTACAGTTAGCACAATAGGCATTGCCCTTTTAGGACTTGGAAAAGCTTTTGGAATACCTGGTTACATTACATTAGGAGTAATAATATCCGGGGCCTCTATAGGTGACAGAATTTCACCAATATCTAGCCTCTGTAATCTGACAATAGAAGGTATGAAAACAAATTATAAGAACACACTTAAATCCGTACTTACAACACTTATACCAGAGTACTTTATATGTTGCTTTATCTATTATTTACTAGGCAAAAATTACAATATTTCGAATAAGGTTTCAAATATAAATTCTCTCACTTTTGCTTTAAATAAAAGTTTCCACATATCTCCAACGCTTTTACTTGTACCATTAAGTATTGTAGTAATGTCATTCTTAGGTATAAATATATTGAAATCGGTATCAATAGGAATAATTTTAAGTATTTTTTCTGCCATATTCATACAGGGAATAAGTTTAAAAACTACAATATTAATAATATTTACTGGCTATAAGGCTCACACAGATTTTGCAGTTTTAAATAAAATATTGTTAAGTGGCGGAATTATCTCCATGTTTGGGATACTTTTAATACTAATCGGTGCTTTAAGTTTAAGCAGTCTTTTATGCAAAACAAAAACAATAGACCCTATTATAAAAAAATTGACATCTAAAATCACATCAAAAGGAAATCTTATATTTAAAACTGGAATTATAAGTGGCCTTTTAACATCTATAAGTGATCAAACAGTCGGAATTATAATTCCATGCAGTTTTTTGAAGAAAAAATATGAAAAAATGAAAATAGATAACAATATATTATCAAGGACTATTTCAGATACCGGTATTGCTATTGCCCCACTTATTCCCTGGAATGCAAATGCATTATTCATTGTTGCTGTAACGGGAATTTCAGTTTCACTTTATCTTCCATATGCAGTACTATGTTATGTTGCACCAATAATCACATTTTCTACAGCATTTTTAACCTCCTGTACGAAAAGTCATAAATGCTATATACCAAAACTGCATGAATGA
- a CDS encoding electron transfer flavoprotein subunit beta/FixA family protein yields MNIVVLIKQVPDMDKVKFDREKGVVDRKSAGTEINPFDLNALEAAVQISEKIDSKVTVISMGPPSAKEALKECIARGANEGILVSDAKFGGSDTKATSVILAAAIKKISEYDLIIAGEKTVDGDTGQVGPEIAEVLNIPHVSYVSKIDNIDNKNITVCSDIWDGTYLKQMKFPGLITVTKDINEPRLPSFKNKMKARKAEIKVLTFDDLKEFLDEEKVGFKGSPTKVKKIEVPSVQQRQGRIFREADTQKAEDELINIFRKNKILEVNNE; encoded by the coding sequence ATGAATATCGTAGTTTTAATTAAACAGGTCCCTGATATGGACAAGGTAAAATTTGACAGAGAAAAGGGTGTTGTAGATCGTAAATCAGCAGGTACAGAAATAAATCCATTTGATTTAAATGCACTTGAAGCAGCTGTTCAGATAAGTGAAAAAATTGATTCAAAAGTAACAGTAATAAGTATGGGACCTCCTAGTGCAAAAGAGGCACTTAAAGAATGTATTGCAAGAGGAGCAAATGAAGGGATACTTGTAAGTGATGCAAAATTTGGCGGCTCAGATACCAAGGCAACATCAGTTATCCTTGCAGCTGCAATTAAGAAGATTTCAGAATATGATTTGATAATTGCAGGAGAAAAAACAGTAGATGGCGATACAGGGCAGGTTGGACCTGAAATTGCAGAGGTATTGAATATACCACATGTCAGTTATGTGAGTAAAATCGATAACATTGATAATAAAAATATTACAGTTTGCTCGGATATTTGGGATGGAACTTATTTAAAGCAAATGAAATTCCCTGGATTAATCACAGTTACTAAGGATATAAATGAACCAAGACTTCCTTCTTTTAAGAATAAGATGAAGGCTAGAAAGGCCGAAATAAAAGTTCTTACTTTTGATGATCTAAAAGAATTTCTCGATGAAGAAAAGGTTGGTTTTAAAGGATCACCTACTAAAGTAAAAAAGATAGAAGTTCCAAGTGTTCAACAAAGACAGGGAAGAATCTTTAGAGAAGCAGATACTCAAAAGGCAGAAGATGAATTAATTAATATATTCAGAAAAAATAAAATATTGGAGGTAAACAATGAGTAG
- a CDS encoding electron transfer flavoprotein subunit alpha/FixB family protein: MSREYNGVLVFAEQKDGQIHRVSFELLGKAKQIARKLKTSVYSVILGQEGMDVKELIYRGADKVFYITGNEFNEPEEMIYKANLENLIRKIKPEICLIGATTLGRSLAPRVAAALGTGLTADCTGLEVDEDGKLIQIRPAFSENILAHIKTDTYPQMATVRYKEFNEMPRDENNIGEIINVDKVSYDNNLVKVLKKLKSQDVNISDAGVVVAAGRGIKKAEDLCMIKELAEILGGVVGASRSIVDDGFISKDFQVGYSGNRVKPKLYIACGISGAPQHLAGMKESDFIVAINTDPSAPIFNAADYGIVDDIYKVVPELISKIKNS; this comes from the coding sequence ATGAGTAGGGAATATAATGGTGTATTAGTATTTGCTGAACAAAAAGATGGACAAATCCATAGAGTTAGTTTTGAATTGCTTGGAAAGGCAAAGCAAATTGCGCGAAAATTGAAAACATCTGTATACAGCGTTATTTTAGGGCAGGAAGGAATGGATGTAAAAGAACTTATATATAGAGGGGCAGATAAAGTATTTTATATAACTGGAAATGAGTTTAATGAGCCTGAGGAAATGATTTACAAGGCAAATTTGGAAAACTTGATAAGGAAGATTAAACCTGAGATTTGCTTAATTGGAGCAACTACACTTGGAAGATCGCTGGCACCGAGAGTTGCAGCTGCACTAGGCACGGGACTGACAGCAGATTGTACAGGACTCGAAGTAGATGAAGATGGAAAACTTATTCAAATAAGGCCGGCATTTAGTGAGAACATATTGGCTCACATAAAAACTGATACTTATCCTCAAATGGCTACAGTAAGATATAAAGAATTTAATGAAATGCCTAGAGATGAAAATAATATTGGTGAAATTATAAATGTGGATAAGGTAAGTTATGATAATAATTTGGTTAAGGTTTTGAAAAAATTAAAATCTCAGGATGTTAATATTTCAGATGCTGGTGTAGTAGTTGCAGCAGGGAGAGGGATAAAGAAAGCTGAAGATCTTTGTATGATAAAAGAACTTGCTGAAATTTTAGGCGGAGTTGTAGGGGCAAGTAGAAGCATTGTCGATGATGGTTTTATATCTAAGGATTTTCAGGTTGGATATAGTGGAAATAGAGTGAAGCCAAAGTTATATATAGCCTGTGGAATTTCTGGAGCGCCGCAGCATTTGGCTGGTATGAAAGAATCTGATTTTATTGTGGCAATCAATACTGATCCGTCAGCTCCAATATTTAATGCAGCTGATTATGGGATTGTTGATGATATTTACAAGGTTGTACCTGAACTAATTAGTAAAATAAAAAATAGTTAG
- a CDS encoding FAD-binding oxidoreductase, translating to MKNELLKNEPYKVVESLKKISGDDWVTNDLSQIQGYLYDETEPLLRPEASKDCVVVKPGSPEEISKILEYANEEEISVITRGGGTGVVGGAIPTTASIILSLERLNKVVELDEKNLMITVEAGVTLADLLEVLNNQSELFFPVHPGDEGAQVGGMVATNAGGTKAVKHGIMRNHVKALEVVLPTGKIVNLGGKLLKNNMGYDLLHMMIGSEGTLGIITKVTLRLYAKSKYSGTLIISFNSQQDACNAVPAILQDGITPLAVEYMDRDISNTSAKDLGTTWPASKGSVDLLFILEENNEDELYGNSEKIVEICEKYNAVDSIIAETPKEQRHILEIRSNGYTPYRDNISDALDVAVPPADVPQYFNDIKELSLKYNNHILSLGHIADGNIHNFIMSDNGKLPSYYEELKEEIYKAAIKYGGTVTAEHGTGKTRKKHMNLQFTDDEINIMRGIRAVFDPNKILNQGDIFD from the coding sequence TTGAAAAATGAATTATTAAAAAATGAACCTTACAAGGTAGTTGAAAGTCTAAAAAAGATATCAGGTGATGACTGGGTTACAAATGATTTATCACAGATACAGGGTTATTTGTATGATGAAACAGAACCACTTCTTAGACCAGAAGCATCAAAGGATTGTGTAGTTGTTAAACCTGGATCACCAGAAGAAATATCTAAAATATTGGAGTATGCGAATGAAGAGGAGATATCAGTAATTACAAGAGGAGGCGGAACAGGAGTAGTTGGAGGTGCGATCCCGACGACAGCAAGTATAATTTTGTCACTTGAGAGATTGAACAAGGTTGTTGAACTGGATGAAAAGAATCTTATGATTACAGTCGAGGCAGGAGTCACATTAGCTGATTTACTTGAGGTTTTAAATAATCAAAGTGAATTATTTTTCCCGGTACATCCGGGAGATGAAGGAGCACAAGTCGGAGGAATGGTTGCCACAAATGCTGGCGGAACAAAAGCTGTAAAGCATGGGATCATGAGAAATCATGTTAAGGCACTTGAGGTTGTACTTCCGACAGGTAAAATAGTTAATTTGGGTGGAAAGCTCCTTAAGAATAATATGGGGTATGATTTACTTCATATGATGATTGGAAGTGAAGGTACCCTGGGAATTATTACTAAGGTAACCTTGCGATTGTATGCTAAGAGCAAATACAGCGGAACCTTAATCATTTCATTCAATTCACAGCAGGATGCTTGTAATGCTGTACCCGCAATACTTCAAGATGGAATAACTCCATTGGCCGTTGAATATATGGATAGAGATATATCGAACACATCTGCAAAAGATCTTGGAACTACATGGCCAGCTTCTAAAGGATCTGTGGATTTGCTTTTTATACTTGAAGAAAATAATGAAGATGAGCTCTACGGAAATAGTGAAAAAATTGTAGAAATATGTGAAAAATATAATGCTGTAGACAGTATTATAGCAGAAACACCAAAAGAGCAGAGACATATTTTAGAGATAAGAAGTAATGGATACACACCTTATAGAGATAATATATCAGATGCACTTGATGTAGCTGTACCACCGGCAGATGTACCACAATATTTTAATGATATTAAGGAACTTTCTTTAAAATATAATAATCATATTTTATCACTTGGACATATAGCAGACGGAAATATACACAATTTTATTATGAGTGATAATGGAAAGTTGCCTTCATATTATGAAGAACTTAAAGAAGAGATATACAAGGCTGCTATAAAGTACGGTGGAACTGTTACAGCGGAGCACGGGACTGGAAAGACTAGAAAGAAACATATGAATTTGCAGTTTACAGATGATGAAATCAATATTATGAGAGGTATAAGAGCTGTTTTTGATCCGAATAAAATTTTGAATCAAGGAGATATATTTGATTAG
- a CDS encoding VCBS repeat-containing protein, with the protein MSMFYSTYLCPFNNFFRSTSLIDMKLGDVTGDKIIDKVSIYGNKSDDDPDSEFISNITIVIQNGHCNRTNIITPKFNEGYNPRLFLGDFNKDNVCDIKISIDSGGSGGYGVYYIYSFKNNIQTELFNFENYNDKYKYNVDYMDLYKVKISCLTLNQVFTLDISYKDKSYLSKYYDSNGKLINPIQGEVLSLGALIPIASDEKTNNYDLTAFQRIIGTTNGDTLGYIQNMLTFDNSKFTSYNMSITIPQNIS; encoded by the coding sequence ATGAGTATGTTTTATTCAACATATTTATGCCCGTTTAATAATTTTTTTAGAAGTACTTCCCTAATAGACATGAAGCTTGGCGATGTAACTGGTGACAAAATCATCGATAAGGTATCTATTTATGGTAATAAGTCAGATGATGATCCTGACAGCGAATTTATAAGTAATATTACAATTGTAATTCAAAACGGACACTGCAATCGAACTAATATAATTACCCCAAAATTCAATGAAGGATATAATCCAAGATTATTTTTAGGAGATTTTAATAAAGATAACGTTTGTGATATAAAAATAAGTATTGACTCTGGTGGAAGCGGTGGATATGGTGTTTACTATATATACTCATTCAAAAATAATATTCAAACGGAACTCTTTAACTTTGAAAATTACAATGATAAATACAAATACAATGTAGATTATATGGATTTATATAAAGTAAAAATTTCCTGTCTTACTCTAAATCAAGTTTTTACATTAGATATAAGCTATAAAGACAAATCTTACCTATCAAAATACTATGACAGCAATGGAAAACTTATAAATCCTATTCAAGGTGAGGTTCTTTCTCTAGGTGCATTAATTCCAATAGCCTCTGATGAAAAAACTAATAATTATGATTTAACCGCATTTCAGCGTATAATTGGAACAACTAATGGAGATACTTTAGGCTATATACAAAATATGCTCACTTTTGATAATTCAAAATTTACATCTTACAATATGTCTATAACAATCCCCCAAAATATATCATAG
- a CDS encoding FAD-dependent oxidoreductase yields the protein MKVIIIGSGWSGCAAALTAKKAGADVTIYEKTDMVLGLGNVGGIMRNNGRYTAAEEIIALGAGDLINITDSLTRHKNLDFPGHKHAWLYDVNKIEPAVRKYLLDKGIKLNLISRVVDVDMDDTKIKGIFTADGEYEEADVFIETTGSTGPMGNCIKYGNGCSMCILRCPSFGPRISISECAGVEDLHGERSDGTYGAFSGSCKLSKDTVDKNLLNEIEKKGVVVLKVPKEDINLDKLKAKVCQQYALKEFAENIVLLDTGHIKLMTSYYPLDKLRKIPGLENVKFVDPYSGGKGNSIRYLSVAPVYDDLKVQGIDNLFCAGEKSGLFVGHTEAICTGSLAGNNAVRYALGFNTLVLPDKTAIGDIISYANSRIKTKEGRQNRYTFAGAEYFNRMKGKNLYSIDKNEIQARIKKLGLSNIFNQSLI from the coding sequence ATGAAAGTAATCATAATTGGTTCAGGTTGGTCAGGATGTGCTGCAGCTTTAACTGCAAAAAAAGCTGGTGCAGATGTTACAATATATGAAAAAACAGATATGGTACTTGGCCTTGGAAATGTTGGTGGAATAATGCGAAATAATGGAAGATATACTGCTGCTGAAGAAATTATAGCTCTTGGTGCTGGAGATCTTATAAATATTACAGATAGTCTTACAAGACACAAAAATCTGGATTTTCCAGGGCATAAACATGCATGGCTTTATGATGTAAATAAAATAGAACCCGCTGTTAGAAAATATCTACTAGATAAAGGTATAAAACTAAATCTAATTTCTAGAGTTGTAGATGTAGACATGGACGATACTAAAATAAAAGGCATATTCACAGCTGATGGAGAATATGAAGAAGCAGATGTATTTATTGAAACCACTGGATCTACTGGACCTATGGGTAACTGTATAAAATATGGTAACGGGTGTTCCATGTGTATACTAAGATGTCCATCTTTTGGTCCGAGGATAAGTATAAGTGAGTGTGCAGGTGTGGAAGATCTTCATGGTGAAAGGTCTGATGGAACTTATGGAGCCTTCAGTGGTTCATGTAAACTATCAAAAGATACTGTAGATAAAAATCTTTTAAATGAAATTGAGAAAAAAGGCGTTGTTGTCTTAAAAGTCCCAAAAGAAGATATAAACTTGGATAAACTCAAAGCAAAAGTATGTCAGCAATACGCCCTAAAAGAATTTGCTGAAAATATTGTTCTTCTTGATACCGGACATATAAAGCTCATGACTTCTTATTATCCTTTGGATAAATTAAGAAAGATACCTGGTCTCGAAAATGTAAAATTTGTAGATCCCTATTCTGGTGGTAAAGGTAATTCTATACGATATCTTTCTGTAGCACCGGTTTATGATGATTTAAAGGTACAAGGAATTGATAATTTATTCTGTGCCGGTGAAAAAAGTGGTTTATTTGTTGGCCATACAGAAGCAATATGTACAGGTTCCTTAGCTGGAAATAATGCTGTAAGATACGCTCTTGGTTTTAATACCCTGGTACTTCCAGATAAAACAGCCATCGGAGATATAATTAGTTATGCAAATTCACGAATTAAAACTAAAGAAGGAAGGCAAAATAGGTATACCTTTGCTGGTGCAGAATATTTCAATAGAATGAAGGGAAAAAATCTATATTCAATAGATAAAAATGAAATCCAAGCTAGAATAAAAAAACTTGGTTTGTCAAATATATTTAACCAATCTTTAATTTAA